A single region of the Kocuria rosea genome encodes:
- a CDS encoding CNNM domain-containing protein: MSDPLVVTAVTVLLIVLSAFFVIVEFALLGARRHRLEAEAATNRAARAALRGINELTIMLAGAQLGITACTFALGAVTKPAVDAWLSPVFVSWGAPEGLADGAAFGLSLLFVTFLHLVVGEMAPKSWAIAYPETSAKLIGVPSRGFIWVVRPLLVWVNAIANRLVAASGVTPVDRAAVGGQDVDTIRHLVEHSASVGALDPSFRTQLSGVLELEQLTVEALVAPGATPTTVPVRATAADVQAAAARSGHLRILVEDPGAGTPGVVHVRDTLLEPPDRPVRDLARPAFVLDADTPVYEALARIRAAGEQFAAVVHEGRFVGVITLSDVLRRVLPRELAADRPTGR, translated from the coding sequence ATGAGCGATCCCCTGGTCGTCACCGCCGTGACCGTGCTGCTCATCGTGCTCAGCGCGTTCTTCGTCATCGTCGAGTTCGCCCTGCTGGGCGCGCGCCGCCACCGGCTCGAGGCCGAGGCGGCGACCAACCGCGCCGCCCGCGCCGCCCTGCGCGGCATCAACGAGCTGACCATCATGCTCGCCGGCGCCCAGCTGGGCATCACCGCGTGCACGTTCGCCCTCGGCGCCGTCACCAAGCCGGCGGTCGACGCGTGGCTCAGCCCCGTGTTCGTTTCCTGGGGCGCGCCCGAGGGGCTGGCCGACGGCGCCGCCTTCGGTCTCTCCCTGCTGTTCGTGACGTTCCTCCACCTCGTGGTGGGGGAGATGGCGCCCAAGTCGTGGGCGATCGCGTACCCGGAGACCTCGGCCAAGCTCATCGGCGTGCCCTCGCGCGGCTTCATCTGGGTCGTGCGGCCGCTGCTGGTGTGGGTCAACGCGATCGCCAACCGGCTGGTCGCGGCCAGCGGCGTCACCCCGGTGGACCGGGCGGCCGTCGGCGGCCAGGACGTCGACACGATCCGGCACCTCGTCGAGCACTCGGCCTCCGTGGGCGCGCTCGACCCGTCCTTCCGCACCCAGCTCTCCGGCGTGCTCGAGCTCGAGCAGCTCACCGTCGAAGCGCTGGTCGCACCGGGCGCGACGCCGACCACCGTGCCGGTCCGGGCCACCGCGGCCGACGTGCAGGCGGCCGCCGCCCGCTCGGGGCACCTGCGGATCCTCGTGGAGGACCCCGGCGCCGGCACGCCCGGAGTGGTCCACGTGCGCGACACGCTGCTCGAGCCCCCGGACCGGCCCGTCCGGGACCTGGCCCGCCCCGCGTTCGTGCTCGACGCCGACACCCCGGTCTACGAGGCCCTGGCCCGGATCCGCGCGGCCGGGGAGCAGTTCGCGGCTGTCGTGCACGAGGGCCGCTTCGTGGGAGTGATCACCCTCTCCGACGTCCTGCGGCGGGTCCTGCCCCGGGAACTCGCCGCCGACAGGCCCACGGGCCGGTGA
- a CDS encoding chorismate-binding protein — translation MLRGTTPPAGTPVPLPRDEAGSGARGLEGDFAFAGRHGILLARRDRELPAGRITDGGVDPVLARLDEVTRAVAGTRAGGEARPVLCGTIPFDPDEPADLFLAERPVWAPRPAPTAPVPLARQLVPAAPAPDPDHHEALAEALDRIGRGAAPHLVLARALDLQLSAPADLDRLWEELVARAAGGHAFLVRPRDGGTVLGAGPELTAEVRPTGFASHPHTGCAARHPTVSGDSAAQQSLLRSPAARRRHQHVVEHQARRLAPLAASLHVPGQPSVPGTDAAWHLATRLTGRLHRGTSALHAAVALHRAAAGAPDRETLSLIRELEPRPRGVFAGLVGWTDAAGHGQWVPVLRSVHLHGTRARLHAAAELDAASTVDGALAETAANFGTVRAALAAAGAPARTGAVPHAA, via the coding sequence ATGCTCCGTGGCACGACGCCCCCCGCCGGCACGCCCGTTCCCCTGCCCCGGGACGAGGCAGGGAGCGGCGCACGGGGCCTCGAGGGCGACTTCGCGTTCGCGGGCCGCCACGGGATCCTCCTCGCCCGCCGGGACCGGGAGCTGCCCGCCGGACGGATCACGGACGGCGGCGTGGATCCGGTCCTGGCCCGGCTGGACGAGGTCACTCGCGCGGTGGCCGGCACCCGGGCCGGCGGGGAGGCCCGGCCGGTGCTGTGCGGCACCATCCCCTTCGATCCGGACGAGCCGGCCGACCTGTTCCTCGCCGAGCGGCCCGTGTGGGCGCCCCGCCCCGCGCCCACGGCCCCGGTGCCCCTGGCGCGGCAGCTCGTGCCCGCCGCCCCGGCGCCGGACCCCGACCACCACGAGGCGCTCGCCGAGGCCCTGGACCGCATCGGCCGCGGCGCCGCCCCGCACCTGGTGCTGGCCCGCGCCCTGGACCTGCAGCTCTCCGCACCCGCGGACCTGGACCGGCTGTGGGAGGAGCTGGTGGCCCGCGCCGCCGGCGGCCACGCCTTCCTGGTGCGCCCCCGGGACGGCGGCACGGTCCTCGGTGCGGGCCCGGAGCTGACGGCCGAGGTGCGCCCGACCGGCTTCGCCTCCCACCCCCACACCGGCTGCGCCGCGCGCCACCCCACGGTCTCGGGCGACTCGGCCGCCCAGCAGTCCCTGCTGCGCTCCCCCGCCGCCCGGCGGCGGCACCAGCACGTCGTCGAGCACCAGGCCCGCCGCCTGGCACCGCTCGCCGCGTCCCTGCACGTGCCCGGGCAGCCCAGCGTGCCGGGCACCGACGCCGCCTGGCACCTGGCGACCCGTCTCACCGGCAGGCTGCACCGGGGCACCAGCGCGCTGCACGCCGCGGTGGCGCTGCACCGTGCGGCCGCCGGCGCCCCGGACCGGGAGACCCTGTCCCTGATCCGTGAGCTGGAGCCGCGGCCCCGCGGGGTCTTCGCGGGTCTGGTGGGCTGGACCGACGCCGCCGGGCACGGCCAGTGGGTGCCGGTCCTGCGCAGCGTCCACCTGCACGGCACGCGCGCCCGGCTGCACGCCGCCGCGGAGCTGGACGCCGCCTCCACCGTGGACGGTGCGCTGGCGGAGACGGCGGCGAACTTCGGCACGGTGCGGGCGGCGCTGGCGGCCGCCGGCGCGCCGGCGCGGACCGGCGCGGTCCCGCACGCCGCCTGA
- a CDS encoding MFS transporter translates to MSQRSVPAHALPWVVVGIVLVALSLRGPIIAPTPVITQLQSDLGLSAATAGLLTGLPVLLFALATPLASKLIGRFGPEAAVLVCLSGVLAGTVVRSAGPAPVVLAGTVVIGAAIAVGNIVVPVIIRRDVPWRRIPTVTAAYTAALNLGSMITALGTAPLAALVGWRWALASWGALTLAAMVFWLVVARRRAGTPRTTPAPAEPDTATGALRQARGTTQIRRIGWWLTLAFCGQAIAYYSVTAWLPTLLADTRGLSLAASGAGASLFQVAAIAGALGVPLLAARAPAWAPVAVIGALWITLPVGLLIAPEGYLVWSAVGGIAQGGGFTTIFSIVARIVRTDAEAAATSARIQGSGYLAATVGPPLIGALNSGTGGWTVPLLVVLGATVLFLVGGLLAVAETRRRR, encoded by the coding sequence ATGAGCCAGCGCTCCGTGCCCGCGCACGCCCTGCCGTGGGTCGTCGTCGGCATCGTGCTCGTCGCCCTGAGCCTGCGCGGGCCGATCATCGCCCCGACCCCCGTGATCACCCAGCTCCAGTCCGACCTCGGGCTCTCGGCGGCGACCGCGGGCCTGCTCACGGGGCTGCCGGTGCTGCTGTTCGCCCTGGCCACCCCGCTGGCCTCGAAGCTCATCGGACGCTTCGGCCCGGAGGCCGCGGTCCTGGTGTGCCTGAGCGGCGTGCTGGCCGGGACCGTGGTCCGTTCGGCCGGTCCCGCCCCGGTGGTCCTGGCCGGCACCGTGGTCATCGGTGCTGCGATCGCCGTCGGCAACATCGTGGTCCCGGTGATCATCCGCCGCGACGTCCCCTGGCGCCGGATCCCCACGGTCACCGCCGCCTACACCGCCGCCCTCAATCTCGGGTCGATGATCACCGCCCTGGGCACCGCCCCGCTCGCCGCGCTGGTCGGCTGGCGCTGGGCGCTGGCCTCCTGGGGCGCGCTGACGCTGGCGGCCATGGTGTTCTGGCTGGTCGTGGCGCGCCGCCGGGCCGGCACGCCGCGCACCACCCCCGCCCCGGCCGAACCCGACACGGCCACGGGGGCGCTGCGGCAGGCCCGGGGCACCACGCAGATCCGGCGCATCGGCTGGTGGCTGACGCTGGCCTTCTGCGGGCAGGCCATCGCCTACTACTCCGTCACCGCGTGGCTGCCCACCCTGCTGGCCGACACCCGCGGACTGAGCCTGGCGGCCTCCGGGGCCGGGGCCTCCCTGTTCCAGGTCGCCGCCATCGCCGGGGCCCTCGGGGTGCCCCTCCTGGCCGCCCGCGCCCCGGCGTGGGCGCCGGTGGCCGTCATCGGGGCGCTGTGGATCACCCTTCCCGTCGGGCTGCTGATCGCCCCCGAGGGCTACCTCGTGTGGTCCGCCGTCGGCGGCATCGCCCAGGGCGGAGGCTTCACCACGATCTTCTCGATCGTCGCGCGCATCGTCCGGACCGACGCCGAGGCCGCCGCCACCTCCGCCCGCATCCAGGGCAGCGGCTACCTCGCCGCGACGGTCGGCCCGCCGCTGATCGGGGCGCTGAACTCCGGCACCGGCGGGTGGACCGTCCCGCTGCTGGTCGTCCTGGGTGCCACCGTGCTGTTCCTGGTCGGGGGGCTCCTGGCGGTCGCGGAGACGCGACGCCGCCGATAG
- a CDS encoding PTS sugar transporter subunit IIA produces the protein MSHLSRLLDLGSICLDEPAEDWRAAIALAGGLLERQGAISAEYTQAMITSVEENGPYIVVAPGFAFAHARPSEAVHRTAMSWVRLARPVEFGHAANDPVTLVVALSAKDQKEHLQAMRTLATLLGSPRTRTALDEARTPEEVLAVLTEEAPAPSGRPSTTDEAPAAEPAATTAAEAGPDSRNKILTVCGNGLGTSLFLKNTLEQVLDHWGWGKYLTVEATDTISARGKAKEADLILTSGEIARTLGDVGVPVKVIENFTSTTELDAALRELYDV, from the coding sequence ATGTCTCACCTCAGCCGGCTGCTGGACCTCGGATCGATCTGCCTGGACGAACCGGCGGAGGACTGGCGGGCCGCCATCGCGCTGGCCGGTGGGCTCCTCGAGCGCCAGGGCGCCATCAGTGCCGAGTACACGCAGGCCATGATCACCAGCGTCGAGGAGAACGGCCCGTACATCGTGGTGGCGCCGGGCTTCGCCTTCGCCCACGCCCGGCCCTCGGAGGCGGTCCACCGCACCGCGATGTCCTGGGTCCGGCTGGCCCGGCCGGTGGAGTTCGGGCACGCGGCGAACGACCCCGTGACCCTCGTCGTCGCCCTCTCCGCGAAGGACCAGAAGGAGCACCTCCAGGCCATGCGGACGCTGGCCACGCTGCTGGGCTCGCCGAGGACCCGGACCGCCCTGGACGAGGCGAGGACCCCGGAGGAGGTGCTCGCCGTGCTGACGGAGGAGGCCCCGGCGCCGTCCGGGAGACCGTCGACGACGGACGAGGCGCCGGCCGCGGAGCCGGCGGCGACGACAGCGGCGGAGGCGGGCCCGGACAGTCGCAACAAGATCCTCACCGTCTGCGGCAACGGTCTCGGCACCAGCCTGTTCCTCAAGAACACCCTGGAGCAGGTGCTCGACCACTGGGGGTGGGGCAAGTACCTCACGGTCGAGGCGACCGACACCATCTCGGCCCGCGGCAAGGCCAAGGAGGCCGACCTGATCCTCACCTCCGGGGAGATCGCCCGCACCCTCGGGGACGTCGGCGTCCCCGTGAAGGTGATCGAGAACTTCACCAGCACCACCGAGCTCGACGCCGCCCTGCGTGAGCTCTACGACGTCTAG
- a CDS encoding PTS ascorbate transporter subunit IIC, whose protein sequence is MNWLVSIPEFLVSEILAVPAFLIGIITAVGLAALRKSTGQIIGGAIKATLGFLLIGAGATLVVASLEPLGAMILGATGAQGVIPTNEAIAGIAQAEYGAQVAWLMILGFAVSLLLARFTPLRYVFLTGHHVLFMATMLTIILATAGYGSWVTVVLGAVLLGILMVSLPALAHPWTRRITGDDSVAIGHFGTAGYIAAGAVGQVVGKKSRSTEDTKLPEGLRFLRDSMVATALSMALMYVVLAVLFLARAGTEEAFTAFEGGATGVGNYIMMSITQGLQFGVAVAVILFGVRTILGELVPAFQGIAAKVVPGAIPALDAPIVFPYAQNAVLLGFISSFVGGLIGLLVLSVWLNPTIGLALILPGLVPHFFTGGAAGVYGNATGGRRGALAGGFVNGLIITFLPAFLLSVLGAFGEENTTFGDADFGWFGIAVGSAAKIGSVGGIVVISLVGLGVLALAIAVQRKVVDTHWDPAAGRAWPGTAGAPETEDAAAPGAARSFPKIAPPKGAPAPPPPPR, encoded by the coding sequence GTGAACTGGCTCGTCAGCATCCCCGAGTTCCTGGTCAGCGAGATCCTCGCCGTCCCGGCGTTCCTCATCGGCATCATCACCGCCGTGGGCCTGGCCGCCCTGCGCAAGAGCACCGGCCAGATCATCGGCGGCGCCATCAAGGCGACCCTCGGCTTCCTGCTGATCGGCGCCGGGGCCACCCTCGTCGTCGCCTCCCTGGAACCCCTGGGCGCCATGATCCTGGGCGCCACCGGGGCCCAGGGCGTGATCCCCACCAACGAGGCCATCGCCGGGATCGCCCAGGCCGAGTACGGGGCCCAGGTCGCGTGGCTGATGATCCTCGGCTTCGCCGTGAGCCTGCTGCTCGCCCGCTTCACCCCGCTGCGCTACGTCTTCCTCACCGGCCACCACGTGCTGTTCATGGCCACGATGCTGACCATCATCCTCGCCACCGCCGGGTACGGCAGCTGGGTGACCGTGGTGCTGGGCGCCGTGCTCCTCGGCATCCTCATGGTCTCCCTCCCGGCGCTCGCCCACCCGTGGACCCGCAGGATCACCGGCGACGACAGCGTCGCCATCGGGCACTTCGGCACCGCCGGCTACATCGCCGCCGGCGCCGTGGGCCAGGTCGTGGGGAAGAAGAGCCGGTCCACCGAGGACACGAAGCTGCCGGAGGGACTGCGCTTCCTCCGCGACTCCATGGTGGCCACCGCCCTGTCCATGGCCCTGATGTACGTGGTCCTCGCCGTGCTCTTCCTCGCCCGGGCCGGGACCGAGGAGGCCTTCACCGCGTTCGAGGGCGGCGCCACCGGGGTCGGCAACTACATCATGATGTCGATCACCCAGGGCCTGCAGTTCGGCGTGGCCGTGGCGGTCATCCTCTTCGGCGTGCGCACCATCCTGGGCGAGCTCGTCCCGGCCTTCCAGGGCATCGCCGCCAAGGTCGTCCCCGGCGCCATCCCGGCCCTCGACGCCCCGATCGTCTTCCCCTACGCGCAGAACGCCGTGCTGCTGGGCTTCATCTCCAGCTTCGTGGGAGGCCTGATCGGGCTGCTCGTCCTCTCCGTCTGGCTCAACCCCACCATCGGCCTCGCCCTGATCCTGCCGGGGCTGGTGCCCCACTTCTTCACCGGCGGCGCGGCCGGCGTCTACGGCAACGCGACCGGAGGGCGTCGCGGGGCCCTCGCCGGCGGCTTCGTCAACGGCCTGATCATCACGTTCCTGCCCGCGTTCCTGCTCTCCGTCCTGGGCGCCTTCGGGGAGGAGAACACCACCTTCGGCGACGCCGACTTCGGCTGGTTCGGGATCGCCGTGGGCTCCGCCGCCAAGATCGGATCCGTCGGCGGCATCGTGGTCATCTCCCTGGTCGGGCTCGGCGTGCTGGCGCTGGCGATCGCGGTGCAGCGCAAGGTGGTCGACACCCACTGGGACCCGGCCGCCGGCCGCGCCTGGCCCGGGACCGCGGGCGCCCCGGAGACCGAGGACGCGGCGGCCCCGGGGGCCGCCCGCTCGTTCCCCAAGATCGCGCCGCCGAAGGGCGCGCCCGCTCCGCCGCCGCCCCCGCGCTGA
- a CDS encoding alanine racemase, whose amino-acid sequence MHRIPEEVDTPDVLIDRDVLERNIARMAAAVRERGLLLRPHAKTHKVPEIAALQLAAGAAGLTVATLGEAEVFAAHGAEDLFIAYPLWVGPRQAERLRRLSAAARISVGVDSAEAAAVMGEQLGDAAGDVAVVVEIDSGHHRSGVRPEDAADVARAAARAGLRVEGVFTFPGHSYAPGMPVEAAAQEQQALDRAAGQLAAAGFEVRRRSGGSTPSALLTDSATATEVRPGVYVFGDAQQLELGRCALEDIALTVAATVVSRHEGGNGVPRRTVLDAGSKVLGSDRPAWATGCGRLMDHPDARITALSEHHATVVWPEDAPLPALGERLRVIPNHVCLTMNLVDDVAVVREGALLERWTVAARGRNS is encoded by the coding sequence ATGCACCGCATCCCCGAAGAGGTCGACACCCCGGACGTCCTGATCGACCGGGACGTGCTCGAGCGCAACATCGCGCGGATGGCCGCGGCCGTGCGCGAGCGGGGCCTGCTGCTGCGCCCGCACGCCAAGACGCACAAGGTCCCGGAGATCGCGGCGCTGCAGCTCGCCGCCGGCGCGGCCGGGCTGACCGTGGCCACGCTCGGGGAGGCCGAGGTCTTCGCCGCGCACGGGGCCGAGGACCTCTTCATCGCGTACCCGCTGTGGGTCGGCCCGCGCCAGGCGGAGCGCCTGCGCCGGCTGAGCGCCGCGGCCCGGATCAGCGTGGGGGTGGACTCCGCCGAGGCCGCCGCCGTCATGGGCGAGCAGCTGGGGGACGCGGCGGGGGACGTGGCCGTGGTCGTGGAGATCGACAGCGGCCACCACCGCAGCGGGGTCCGCCCGGAGGACGCCGCGGACGTCGCCCGGGCGGCGGCCCGGGCGGGGCTGCGCGTGGAGGGCGTCTTCACCTTCCCGGGCCACAGCTACGCCCCGGGCATGCCGGTCGAGGCGGCCGCGCAGGAGCAGCAGGCCCTGGACCGGGCGGCCGGGCAGCTGGCGGCCGCGGGCTTCGAGGTGCGGCGCCGCAGCGGCGGCTCCACGCCCAGCGCGCTACTGACCGACAGCGCCACGGCCACGGAGGTGCGGCCGGGGGTCTACGTCTTCGGCGACGCCCAGCAGCTGGAGCTCGGCCGGTGCGCCCTCGAGGACATCGCCCTCACCGTGGCTGCGACCGTGGTCAGCCGGCACGAGGGCGGCAACGGGGTGCCGCGGCGGACCGTTCTGGACGCCGGCAGCAAGGTCCTCGGCAGCGACCGGCCCGCCTGGGCCACCGGCTGCGGGCGGCTGATGGACCACCCGGACGCCCGGATCACGGCCCTGTCCGAGCACCACGCCACCGTCGTCTGGCCCGAGGACGCCCCGCTGCCCGCCCTCGGCGAGCGCCTGCGCGTCATCCCCAACCACGTGTGCCTGACCATGAACCTCGTCGACGACGTGGCCGTGGTGCGCGAGGGCGCCCTGCTGGAGCGCTGGACCGTGGCCGCGCGGGGCCGCAACTCCTGA
- the ald gene encoding alanine dehydrogenase, whose translation MIVSVPREVKNNEHRVAITASGVHELVAHGHRVLVEAGAGTGSGIPDEDYTAAGAELVADADELWARADLVLKVKEPVASEYHRFRRGLVLFTYLHLAAEPELTAALLESGVTAIAYETVQTADRRLPLLAPMSEVAGRLSVQAGAAALTAPAGGKGVLLGGVPGVRPAKVTVIGAGVAGTNAAAMAVGLGAEVTVLDVNVDRLRELDDRYAGRLRTVASNRFEIERSVTEADLVVGSVLIPGAKAPKLVTNEMVARMKPGSVLVDIAVDQGGCFEDSRPTTHQDPVFTVHDTVFYCVANMPGAVPNTSTYALTNVTLRYAAALADQGVTAALAADPALAAGLNTMAGHVTHRSVGEAHGLEVVDRSELLPAA comes from the coding sequence ATGATCGTCTCCGTCCCCCGTGAAGTGAAGAACAACGAGCACCGCGTGGCCATCACCGCCTCAGGGGTCCACGAACTGGTCGCCCACGGCCACCGCGTTCTCGTGGAGGCCGGCGCCGGCACCGGCTCGGGCATCCCCGACGAGGACTACACCGCCGCCGGGGCCGAGCTCGTGGCCGACGCCGACGAGCTGTGGGCCCGCGCCGACCTGGTGCTGAAGGTCAAGGAGCCCGTGGCCTCCGAGTACCACCGGTTCCGGCGGGGCCTGGTGCTGTTCACCTACCTGCACCTGGCCGCCGAGCCCGAGCTCACCGCGGCGCTGCTGGAGTCCGGGGTGACCGCCATCGCCTACGAGACCGTCCAGACCGCCGACCGGCGGCTGCCCCTGCTGGCCCCCATGAGCGAGGTCGCCGGCCGGCTGTCCGTCCAGGCCGGGGCCGCCGCCCTGACCGCCCCCGCCGGGGGCAAGGGCGTGCTGTTGGGCGGGGTGCCGGGGGTGCGCCCGGCCAAGGTCACCGTGATCGGCGCCGGGGTGGCCGGCACCAACGCCGCGGCGATGGCTGTCGGCCTGGGCGCGGAGGTCACCGTCCTGGACGTGAACGTGGACCGCCTGCGCGAGCTCGACGACCGGTACGCCGGCCGGTTGCGCACGGTCGCCTCGAACAGGTTCGAGATCGAGCGCTCGGTGACCGAGGCGGACCTCGTCGTGGGCTCCGTGCTGATCCCCGGCGCCAAGGCCCCGAAGCTGGTCACCAACGAGATGGTCGCCCGGATGAAGCCGGGCAGCGTCCTGGTGGACATCGCCGTGGACCAGGGCGGGTGCTTCGAGGACAGCCGCCCCACCACCCACCAGGACCCGGTCTTCACGGTGCACGACACCGTCTTCTACTGCGTGGCGAACATGCCCGGCGCGGTGCCGAACACCTCGACCTACGCGCTGACCAACGTCACGCTGCGCTACGCCGCGGCCCTGGCCGACCAGGGTGTCACCGCGGCGCTGGCGGCCGACCCCGCCCTGGCCGCCGGGCTCAACACGATGGCCGGGCACGTGACGCACCGCTCGGTCGGCGAGGCCCACGGCCTGGAGGTCGTCGACCGGTCGGAGCTGCTGCCCGCCGCCTGA
- a CDS encoding Lrp/AsnC family transcriptional regulator, which yields MDNVSHDTRRPSQDLRPAPELDDLDRRLLALLRENSRMTNQALSEALGVAPSTCLARMKGLQRSGVIRRFTVEVDPRALGSTIEALISVRLRPGARHLMSAFGEGLKSVPEVSQFFFLAGSDDFLIHVTARDTDHIRQFVLEHLSSNQAVAATQTSLVFEHVQGSVQI from the coding sequence ATGGACAATGTGAGCCACGACACGCGGCGCCCGTCGCAGGATCTGCGCCCGGCCCCCGAGCTGGACGATCTCGACCGGCGCCTGCTCGCGCTGCTGCGGGAGAACTCCCGGATGACCAACCAGGCGCTCAGCGAGGCCCTCGGCGTGGCCCCGTCCACCTGTCTGGCCCGGATGAAGGGTCTGCAGCGCTCGGGCGTGATCCGCCGCTTCACGGTCGAGGTGGACCCCCGGGCGCTCGGGAGCACCATCGAGGCCCTCATCAGCGTGCGCCTGCGGCCGGGGGCCCGGCACCTGATGTCCGCGTTCGGCGAGGGGCTGAAGTCGGTGCCGGAGGTGTCCCAGTTCTTCTTCCTGGCGGGCTCGGACGACTTCCTGATCCACGTCACGGCGCGGGACACCGACCACATCCGCCAGTTCGTCCTCGAGCACCTGTCCTCCAACCAGGCGGTGGCGGCCACGCAGACCAGCCTGGTGTTCGAGCACGTCCAGGGGTCCGTGCAGATCTGA
- a CDS encoding NAD(P)/FAD-dependent oxidoreductase — translation MNSISAYDVVVVGGGAAGLSAAVALARSLRSVVVVDAGEPRNAPADGAHNLLGREGIPPLELLAAGRREAEQYGAEILRDRAVTARAEEEGFTVGLAGGGVLRARRLLLATGLVDELPDVPGVAELWGRSVLHCPYCHGWEVRGRRIGVLGAGPMSIHQTLLFRQLSEDVAFFPHRMPDPGPEAWEQLSALGIRVVEGPVQRLRAEGDALRAVVLADGQEVPVDALVVAPRFAARAELYEQLGGTLTDHPAGALIATGPMGSTDVPGVWAAGNAGDLSAMVSSAAGAGVGAAAAINADLVAEEAAAAVRARAQGAAAGTPRRG, via the coding sequence ATGAACAGCATTTCCGCGTACGACGTCGTCGTCGTCGGAGGCGGCGCGGCCGGCCTGAGCGCCGCCGTCGCCCTGGCGCGCTCCCTGCGCTCGGTGGTCGTGGTGGACGCGGGCGAACCCCGCAACGCCCCGGCCGACGGCGCGCACAACCTCCTCGGCCGGGAGGGGATCCCGCCGCTCGAGCTGCTGGCCGCCGGCCGGCGGGAGGCGGAGCAGTACGGGGCGGAGATCCTCCGGGACCGCGCCGTCACCGCCCGGGCGGAGGAGGAGGGGTTCACGGTCGGTCTCGCCGGCGGCGGCGTGCTGCGCGCGCGGCGGCTGCTGCTCGCCACCGGACTGGTCGACGAGCTGCCCGACGTGCCCGGCGTGGCCGAGCTGTGGGGGCGGAGCGTGCTGCACTGCCCCTACTGCCACGGGTGGGAGGTCCGCGGCCGGCGCATCGGCGTGCTCGGCGCGGGACCCATGAGCATCCACCAGACGCTGCTCTTCCGGCAGCTCAGCGAGGACGTCGCCTTCTTCCCGCACCGGATGCCGGACCCCGGCCCCGAGGCCTGGGAGCAGCTCTCCGCCCTCGGGATCCGGGTGGTCGAGGGGCCCGTGCAGCGGCTGCGCGCCGAGGGGGACGCGCTGCGCGCCGTGGTCCTCGCCGACGGGCAGGAGGTCCCGGTGGACGCCCTGGTCGTGGCGCCCCGGTTCGCGGCCCGGGCCGAGCTGTACGAACAGCTCGGCGGCACCCTGACCGACCACCCCGCGGGGGCGCTCATCGCCACGGGCCCGATGGGCAGCACCGACGTCCCCGGGGTGTGGGCGGCCGGCAACGCCGGCGACCTCTCGGCCATGGTCTCCTCCGCGGCGGGAGCGGGGGTCGGCGCGGCCGCCGCGATCAACGCGGACCTCGTGGCCGAGGAGGCGGCCGCCGCCGTGCGGGCCCGCGCGCAGGGCGCCGCGGCCGGGACGCCCCGCCGCGGCTGA
- a CDS encoding class I SAM-dependent methyltransferase translates to MTPHDSPHPTAGHHTHLAQHDDDGLAELLELDAEILGPLLEEVLDWVAQQVRSAPGTVADIGAGTGPGSRLLARRFPSAQIVAIDRSAPRLERLRAAAGAPGPSDRIRTVQADLDTAWPEVGAVDLAWAASSLHELAAPDRLLRELHAGMRPGGLLAVVEMDALPRFLPEDIGIGRPGLERRCHEVLSRAHWNAVPDWGPRLEKAGFRPAGRRRFSVEALPAPPGTGRWADLWLRRALPVLAGRLAADDLLALEHLLTEDSPGAALHREDLVLRAGRIVWAAHRA, encoded by the coding sequence ATGACACCGCACGACTCCCCGCACCCGACGGCGGGGCACCACACCCACCTCGCACAGCACGACGACGACGGACTGGCCGAGCTGCTCGAGCTGGACGCCGAGATCCTGGGCCCGCTGCTGGAGGAGGTCCTCGACTGGGTCGCCCAGCAGGTCCGCAGCGCGCCGGGCACGGTCGCGGACATCGGCGCGGGCACCGGGCCCGGCAGCCGGCTCCTGGCCCGCCGCTTCCCGTCGGCGCAGATCGTCGCGATCGACCGGTCGGCACCGAGGCTCGAGCGGCTCCGCGCCGCGGCCGGCGCACCGGGCCCGTCCGACCGGATCCGCACGGTGCAGGCCGATCTGGACACCGCCTGGCCCGAGGTCGGGGCGGTCGACCTCGCCTGGGCGGCCTCCTCGCTGCACGAGCTCGCCGCGCCGGACCGGCTGCTGCGCGAGCTCCATGCCGGGATGCGCCCCGGCGGTCTCCTGGCGGTCGTGGAGATGGACGCGCTGCCGCGGTTCCTGCCCGAGGACATCGGGATCGGCCGCCCGGGCCTGGAGCGCCGCTGCCACGAGGTCCTCTCCCGGGCCCACTGGAACGCCGTGCCCGACTGGGGACCCCGTCTGGAGAAGGCCGGCTTCCGGCCGGCGGGTCGGCGCCGGTTCAGCGTCGAGGCGCTGCCGGCCCCGCCCGGCACGGGGCGCTGGGCGGACCTCTGGCTGCGCCGCGCCCTCCCGGTCCTCGCCGGCCGGTTGGCCGCCGACGACCTGCTCGCCCTCGAGCACCTGCTCACCGAGGACTCCCCCGGCGCGGCCCTGCACCGGGAGGACCTGGTGCTGCGCGCCGGACGCATCGTCTGGGCGGCGCACCGGGCATGA